The genome window GCTTAAAGCTTCCTCCCAAGCGCGGAGGCTTTGCTTGATTTGGTCAATGGTCTCTTTGGTAAACACTCTTTTCCCTCCCCGAGATCCACATTAACTCCTTCCCCATCCCCATTCCAGCACCATACCTCTCGCTCTGATGGCCTGAGGCTCAACCTTACCCTCTAGCCACAGCCTGACCTTGGCCCGGCCCTACCCCTAAAAAAGCCATCACCCTTGCCGCCGCCGTGTAAGGATCCAGCTTTCGGTCCTGGACTTGATCCAACAGCTGCTGAAGCTGGGGTTGGCGCCTTACTTCTTCCTCCAAATAATGCCGCAACTGCTCCAATACCGCCTCAAAAACGTCTTTCTCCAGGCGCTCCTTGCGCAGCTCCTTAATGCGGCCGCTCGTTTGCAAGAAATTCCAATGCTCCCTTAAGGCTGAATATACTTCCGGTACGCCTTCCCCGGTGATGCCATTAGTTTTAATGACCGGCGGGCGCCAACCGGTTCGTGAGCCCAGATCGAGCATGGCATTAATCTCCCGAACCAACTCCTCGGCAGGGCCAAGATCGCACTTATTGACCACAAAGATATCGGCCACCTCCATGATCCCGGCTTTCAGGGTCTGGATGGCATCGCCTGAGGCCGGAGTTAGAACCAGTACCACGCTATCAGCTGCCTGAGCTATATCCAGCTCCGATTGGCCTACCCCTACCGTCTCCACCAGCACTAAGTCCTTGCCAAACGCATCCAGTGTCTGCATCACTTGCTTGGTATTCCTGGCTAGGCCCCCCAGGTTGCCACGAGTCCCCATACTGCGGATATATACCCCCTGGTCCAGGGTATGAGCCTGCATGCGAATGCGATCTCCCAAAAGCGCTCCCCCCGAAAAAGGGCTGCTGGGATCAACAGCAACAATGCCCACCGTAAGTCCAAGCCCTCTCACGTGGGTAGTCAGCTTATCAACCAAGGAACTCTTTCCCGCCCCTGGCGCCCCGGTAATGCCGATGGAATGGGCCCGGCCGGTATGGGGAAAGATTTGACTCAAGATGGTTTCCTTCCCTGGGCCATCATTTTCAATTAAGGAAATTATCCGGGCCAAGGCCCGGCGGTTTGCAAGCAAGGCTGTCACCCCCAGCCCGGCGGCGTTAGACTAGCCGCTCTCGTCCTCAGCTTTGGCCCCGCCTTCGACTCCCACCCCGGCCTCAGCCTTACCGCCAACATGCTGGTTGACCCAATCGATGATGGCCCCCAAAGGAGCACCGGGAGTGAAGATGGCCTGGATGCCCTTTTCCCTTAAGAAATCGAAATCTTCATCGGGAATGATGCCACCGCCAATGACGACGATATTGTCGGCATTTCGCTCCTTAAGGCATTCCACCACCCGGGGGAATAAATAACGGTGGGCGCCAGAGAGGCAGCTTAGGCCCACCAAGTCCACGTCTTCATCTACAGCCGTAGCCGCAATCTGCTCGGGAGTTTGGTGCACACCGGTATAGATGACTTCAAATCCGGCGTCCCGAAAGGCCCGAGCAATGATGCGGGCTCCCCGGTCATGGCCATCGAGGCCGGGTTTGGCCACTAAAACCCTTAGTTTTCGCCCTGAACCTGGCAATTGCCATCCCTCCTGGTTAGAATTTTCACGAACCTGGCGGGTGGGGTAACCCGCCAGGTTCTTAGAAATCCGCAGGGCTAAGGCAAGGCAATGCCGATTGCCCCGCAGAAAGCCATAAGCGCAAAGACAAATCCGTCCACACTGCTTTTTCATGCCTGATCGTGCGGGTGGTCACTTGTAGGTATAAAACCCACGCCCCGTCTTCCGCCCTAACCAGCCAGCGTTGACATATTGCTTTAAAAGCGGGCAGGGCCGATATTTGGGATCGCCATAGCCCTCCACCAGCACCTCCAGGATGGCTAAAACGGTGTCCAAGCCAATCAGATCGGCCAGCTCCAGCGGCCCCATAGGGTGGTTCATGCCTAGCTTCATAATGGCGTCGATATCCTGGGCGCTGGCTACCCCTTCGTAGAGGGCAAAGATGGCTTCATTAATCATTACTTGCAACACCCGGTTGGAAATGAATCCCGGGACATCCTTGCACTCCACCGGGGTTTTCCCCATGCGAACCGCTATATCCTTGACCTGGTGGCAGACTTCATCAGCCGTGGCCAGGCCCCTGATGATTTCCACCAGCCTCATGACCGGCACCGGATTCATGAAATGCATGCCGATGAATTTTTCCGGCCGCCTAGTGGCAGCTGCCAGCTGGGTGATGGGAAGGGATGAGGTATTGCTGGCCAAGATAGCGTAGGCAGGAGCAATGGCATCAAGCTCGGAGAATACCTTGGTCTTAACCTGAATGTCTTCTACCACCGCTTCGATAATCAGCTCGCACTCAGATGCATCCTTAAGGGTAGTAGAAGGCTGGATGCGGCCTAGGACGGCTTTGGCCTCTTCCTCGCTGATTTTTCCCTTTTCTACGCTGCGGTTAAGATTCTTTTCGATGACTGCCCGGCCTCTCTCGACCAGCTCCTCAGTCAGATCGTTTAGAACCGTCTGCCAGCCAGCCTGGGCCGATACCTGGGCGATGCCGCTACCCATCTGGCCGGCCCCTACTACCATAACTTTTCGGATCTCGACCACCATGTTCCCTCCTTCTCCTTGGCCTACTCTACCTTAATGAGCATAGCATCGCCTTGAGCGGCACCGCTGCAAATGCCACAAACGCCGAGCCCGCCGCCCCGACGCCTCAGCTCATAGGCCAGGGTCATGACAATCCGGGCTCCGGTAGCGCCAATGGGATGGCCAAAGGCTACCGCCCCGCCGTTAACGTTTACACGCGCATGCATATCCTCTTGGGACAGCCCCAAGATCTTATTGCCGCTCACTAGGGTTACAGCGGCAAAGGCCTCATTGATTTCAATTAAGTCCATGGCTGTCAGTGAATACTGGGTTTGCTCAAGCAGCTTTTGGATGGAAAGGCCGGGAACAGTGGCTATATATTTTGGGTCTTGCGAAACTTCTGCATAACCTAAAACCGTGCACAGGGGTTCAATCCCTAGCTCTTCGGCCTTATCCCTGGACATCACCACCACCGCCGCAGCGCCGTCATTTACTCCCGGGGCATTGCCGGCGGTAACCGTACCGCTGGGATCGAACACCGGCGACAGCTTGGCCAACGCCTCCAGAGTGGTGTCCGGCCGAGGTTGCTCATCGGCATCGACCACTTTTACCTCCCCTTTGGTTCCAAGGATTTCTACCGGCACAATTTCGTCTCGCAAACGGCCCGCTTCCATGGCTGCTTTGGCTCGCATCTGGGAATGGTAAGCCCACCGATCTTGGTCTTCCCTGGAAATCCCAAATTCCTTGGCCACCTCGGACCCATGAATGGCCATGTGACGATTGTAAAATGAGCACCACAGGCCATCGTAGACCATGAGATCCAATACCTGCCGGCCCGGAATTCCCATTCGAGCTCCCCACCGCATCTCGGGTAGGCCGTAAGGGCAGTTGGACATGCTTTCCATACCTCCAGCCACACAGATGCTGGCTCGTCCCGCCTGGATCATTTGTACCGCCAAGTCGATGGCCTTGATCCCAGAGCAGCACACCTTGTTAACAGTTACGGAAGGCGTAGTTGCAGGCACCCCGGCCTTAATGGCAGCTTGGCGGCTTGGGACCTGACCGCAACCCGCAGTCACCACTTGGCCCATGAATACGTAATCCACGTCCTCGCCTCTGAGGCCCGCTCGCCTAAGCGCCTCTCTAATGACGATGGCGCCTAGGTCTACCGCTTTGAGGGACCGGAGTCCTCCCCCAAATCGGCCGATGGGGGTTCGGCAAGCGCTGACTATCACCACTTCCGGCAAAGCTATCCCTCCTCCTCAAAACATACATTTCCAGCCGGGTTTTGGTTACTTGCTGGGCAGCCTGGCCACCAGAGCATTCCTGGCTAGGTTAGGAAGATCCCTTCTGGATCTACCACCGTATAAAGCAGCTCGACTTCCTTCTTAGTAGGCGGTCGAGTTTCGCCTCGGACCCGGCTGAGGTTGAGATCAAAGCTGCAGTTCTCCTTCACTTGTTCGGGAGTAAATCCTGGATGGACAGTATCCAGATACATTTCTCCGCTCTCATCAAACCGGAAGACGGCCATATTGGTAATTACCGCCGCCGGTCCTCCCCGGAATGCTCGGCCATAAACCTCCCGCTTATGGACCATCTCGCCGCTTGGCCACTTGGGAATGCGCCAGCCGGGGGAAGTGATGTAGTCCACCCGCTCCTTGAAGCGGCGCTTCTCCTGTACCATAATGAATACTACCCGCTTGGCTAAGGAGGCGATATCAGCATTGCCCCCGCTTCCAGTGAAACGCTTGCTGGCCGCCGGGCCATATGCGCCAGCCTCCCCCGGCTTTCCCACCACGGTAGCATTGACGTTACCGTACTTATCGATCTCGGCTGCCCCCAGAAAGCCAAGGTCAACGTAGCCCCTCTGCAGTTGGGCGAAGGTCTCATTTAATCCTGCTGCCAAGGCAGCTCGGAATTCCAGCCGGGCATCGCCCACCGAAGTAGGCATGTGGATAGGCTTGCCATCGATGGTTCCGGCCTGATAAATGCATACCGCATCCGGGGCATGGGTGAGCTGGGCCAAAGTAATGGCCAACATGGGCAGGCCGGTGCCCGCAAAGACCACGTCTCCGTTCCTTACTTCCCGTGCCGCCGCCACCGCCAGCATATCCATAGGCTTGTATTCTCCCGGCTTAAGTAGCTGGTCATCCAGATCGGCACCGAGCGGAGGAACCGGCGAACTACAGCCAGGCTGGATGGCCAAGTTGGGTAGGTCAAGACTCATCGCGAACCCCTCCTTATCCTGGTAGAGTACCCTAGGGCCTGGTTAGTCCTCAGGTTCTCCAAGCGATTGGC of Clostridia bacterium contains these proteins:
- a CDS encoding acetyl-CoA C-acetyltransferase — protein: MPEVVIVSACRTPIGRFGGGLRSLKAVDLGAIVIREALRRAGLRGEDVDYVFMGQVVTAGCGQVPSRQAAIKAGVPATTPSVTVNKVCCSGIKAIDLAVQMIQAGRASICVAGGMESMSNCPYGLPEMRWGARMGIPGRQVLDLMVYDGLWCSFYNRHMAIHGSEVAKEFGISREDQDRWAYHSQMRAKAAMEAGRLRDEIVPVEILGTKGEVKVVDADEQPRPDTTLEALAKLSPVFDPSGTVTAGNAPGVNDGAAAVVVMSRDKAEELGIEPLCTVLGYAEVSQDPKYIATVPGLSIQKLLEQTQYSLTAMDLIEINEAFAAVTLVSGNKILGLSQEDMHARVNVNGGAVAFGHPIGATGARIVMTLAYELRRRGGGLGVCGICSGAAQGDAMLIKVE
- a CDS encoding cobalamin B12-binding domain-containing protein produces the protein MKKQCGRICLCAYGFLRGNRHCLALALRISKNLAGYPTRQVRENSNQEGWQLPGSGRKLRVLVAKPGLDGHDRGARIIARAFRDAGFEVIYTGVHQTPEQIAATAVDEDVDLVGLSCLSGAHRYLFPRVVECLKERNADNIVVIGGGIIPDEDFDFLREKGIQAIFTPGAPLGAIIDWVNQHVGGKAEAGVGVEGGAKAEDESG
- the meaB gene encoding methylmalonyl Co-A mutase-associated GTPase MeaB, with amino-acid sequence MARIISLIENDGPGKETILSQIFPHTGRAHSIGITGAPGAGKSSLVDKLTTHVRGLGLTVGIVAVDPSSPFSGGALLGDRIRMQAHTLDQGVYIRSMGTRGNLGGLARNTKQVMQTLDAFGKDLVLVETVGVGQSELDIAQAADSVVLVLTPASGDAIQTLKAGIMEVADIFVVNKCDLGPAEELVREINAMLDLGSRTGWRPPVIKTNGITGEGVPEVYSALREHWNFLQTSGRIKELRKERLEKDVFEAVLEQLRHYLEEEVRRQPQLQQLLDQVQDRKLDPYTAAARVMAFLGVGPGQGQAVARG
- a CDS encoding 3-hydroxybutyryl-CoA dehydrogenase, producing the protein MVVEIRKVMVVGAGQMGSGIAQVSAQAGWQTVLNDLTEELVERGRAVIEKNLNRSVEKGKISEEEAKAVLGRIQPSTTLKDASECELIIEAVVEDIQVKTKVFSELDAIAPAYAILASNTSSLPITQLAAATRRPEKFIGMHFMNPVPVMRLVEIIRGLATADEVCHQVKDIAVRMGKTPVECKDVPGFISNRVLQVMINEAIFALYEGVASAQDIDAIMKLGMNHPMGPLELADLIGLDTVLAILEVLVEGYGDPKYRPCPLLKQYVNAGWLGRKTGRGFYTYK
- a CDS encoding acyl CoA--acetate/3-ketoacid CoA transferase subunit beta, translating into MSLDLPNLAIQPGCSSPVPPLGADLDDQLLKPGEYKPMDMLAVAAAREVRNGDVVFAGTGLPMLAITLAQLTHAPDAVCIYQAGTIDGKPIHMPTSVGDARLEFRAALAAGLNETFAQLQRGYVDLGFLGAAEIDKYGNVNATVVGKPGEAGAYGPAASKRFTGSGGNADIASLAKRVVFIMVQEKRRFKERVDYITSPGWRIPKWPSGEMVHKREVYGRAFRGGPAAVITNMAVFRFDESGEMYLDTVHPGFTPEQVKENCSFDLNLSRVRGETRPPTKKEVELLYTVVDPEGIFLT